A single region of the Candidatus Hadarchaeales archaeon genome encodes:
- the trpB gene encoding tryptophan synthase subunit beta, translated as MKGRFGRFGGQYVSEILMHALIELEEAFEKIYPSEEFQREYQTLLRDYAGRPTPLYHAKGLSELVGCKVYLKREDLLCGGSHKLNNSLGQALLAKKMGKKRLITETAAGQHGLSVAMAGNVVGLSVDIFMGVKDIERQESNVKRMRLLGARVIPVTTGSGVLKDAVSDTLREWARCSRDTHYLMGSTVGPHPFPEIVATFQSVIGEEIKRQILEKEGRLPDAIVACGSGGSNAIGAFRPFIEEKEVRLYFVEGGGESLNADNSAAAFVLGRPGVLHGAFMQILQDEYGQIKPSKTRAAGLNYPGRGPEISYLCEIGRVKPCYAFDNEVFEAAKTVSRVEGLIPALETAHALAYVLNHKEEFEKDDIVVVNFSGRGDKDLEVILKYVEA; from the coding sequence AATTGGAAGAAGCATTTGAAAAGATTTATCCTTCGGAGGAATTTCAGCGAGAGTATCAAACTTTGTTGCGCGATTATGCTGGGCGTCCAACTCCGCTCTACCACGCAAAGGGTCTCAGCGAGTTGGTCGGTTGTAAAGTTTACCTCAAGCGTGAAGACTTGCTCTGCGGCGGTTCGCACAAGTTAAACAACTCTCTGGGCCAAGCTCTGCTTGCAAAAAAGATGGGAAAGAAGAGACTGATAACGGAAACGGCAGCCGGGCAACATGGACTTTCCGTTGCAATGGCTGGGAATGTGGTGGGGCTCTCTGTTGATATCTTCATGGGTGTCAAAGACATCGAACGACAAGAAAGTAATGTCAAGAGGATGAGATTGCTCGGAGCCCGCGTTATCCCGGTGACTACCGGTAGCGGGGTTCTGAAGGATGCGGTTTCTGACACGCTTCGTGAATGGGCAAGATGTTCGCGTGATACTCATTATCTGATGGGTTCGACTGTTGGACCGCATCCGTTCCCTGAGATCGTTGCGACTTTCCAGAGCGTGATCGGGGAGGAAATCAAAAGACAGATTCTAGAGAAAGAGGGTAGACTACCAGATGCCATAGTAGCTTGCGGAAGTGGGGGAAGCAATGCTATCGGCGCGTTTAGACCTTTCATCGAGGAGAAGGAAGTTCGTCTTTATTTTGTTGAGGGGGGAGGAGAAAGTTTGAACGCAGATAATAGTGCAGCAGCCTTTGTTCTCGGTAGACCCGGAGTTCTACACGGGGCATTTATGCAAATTCTGCAAGATGAATATGGTCAGATAAAACCGTCAAAGACTAGGGCAGCCGGTCTCAACTATCCCGGGCGTGGTCCGGAAATTTCATACCTCTGTGAAATAGGCAGGGTAAAACCTTGTTATGCATTCGATAACGAAGTCTTTGAAGCGGCGAAAACGGTGAGCAGAGTTGAGGGTCTGATTCCGGCGCTAGAGACTGCTCACGCTCTAGCATACGTTCTGAATCACAAGGAAGAATTTGAGAAAGATGACATTGTGGTTGTAAACTTCTCCGGCCGTGGGGACAAAGATCTGGAGGTGATTCTGAAGTATGTCGAGGCTTGA
- the trpA gene encoding tryptophan synthase subunit alpha, whose translation MSRLEEIFEKLSRKKEGAFMPHVYVGDPSYEFSLRLIEKLKEAGADILELGVPFSDPIADGPAFIAACERALRAGMTPQKFLQALKEIRSSGIKSPIVVTAYANTIFANRGFIEKLADLGVDGLIVPDMPFEESGELLAKTNEFEIDLILQIAPTTSDERLIKILENASGFVYVINFEGVTGPREDIPESTIELVKKVRKHSEIPLVAGFGISKPEHARKLIAGGADGVAVGSIFAEIYSENEENQALQKVFELAKSIKEACVKGYKERITK comes from the coding sequence ATGTCGAGGCTTGAAGAAATTTTTGAAAAGCTCTCGAGAAAAAAAGAGGGGGCATTTATGCCGCACGTTTATGTCGGAGATCCGAGTTATGAATTTTCGCTCAGATTAATCGAAAAATTGAAGGAAGCTGGAGCCGACATCTTGGAGCTTGGCGTGCCTTTCTCCGATCCTATTGCAGATGGGCCGGCATTTATCGCAGCATGTGAGCGGGCCTTGAGGGCTGGGATGACGCCTCAGAAGTTTCTGCAGGCACTCAAAGAAATTCGATCTAGCGGAATAAAATCACCAATCGTGGTGACAGCGTATGCAAACACGATTTTTGCGAACAGAGGATTTATAGAGAAGCTGGCGGATTTAGGTGTTGACGGTCTTATCGTTCCCGATATGCCGTTTGAGGAATCTGGAGAGTTGCTTGCCAAGACTAATGAGTTTGAAATTGATTTAATTCTGCAGATTGCTCCGACTACGAGTGATGAAAGGTTAATTAAAATTCTTGAGAATGCCTCTGGATTTGTTTACGTCATAAATTTTGAGGGCGTGACTGGACCTCGAGAGGATATCCCGGAAAGCACGATAGAACTCGTAAAAAAGGTTAGGAAGCACTCAGAGATCCCGCTGGTGGCCGGTTTTGGTATATCCAAACCCGAACATGCGAGAAAGCTCATCGCCGGTGGTGCGGATGGAGTGGCAGTTGGAAGTATTTTTGCTGAGATCTATTCGGAGAATGAAGAAAATCAAGCTCTTCAGAAGGTTTTCGAGTTGGCGAAGTCTATCAAGGAAGCCTGTGTCAAAGGATATAAAGAGAGAATTACCAAATAA
- a CDS encoding AMP phosphorylase, with amino-acid sequence MKTITLRIKPLDIETGKPIAIMHEEDAEKIGHVAGSRIKVYSQKGTFTIITNTTRNLVAPGELGTCKEATCEIGLEAGSEVKVTLAPRPASANAIKKKLDGKVLTQQEIDSIIRDIVADNLTATELAAFVTAVYTRGMTVDEIVFMVRSMVESGEKLEIERRPILDVHSIGGVPGNKYALLTVPIVSAAGLTVPKTSRRAITSAAGTADVMEVLAPVSLELEEIKAIVEKIGAVLVWGGALRLAPADDIIIRAERVLAIDPTPQLLASVMAKKLAVGAEKIVIDTPTGSGAKVETIEEARRLAHDFIELARRLGVQLEAAITYGGQPIGYAVGPALEAREALETLMGMNGPGSLIEKATGLAGLMLELGGITPIGFGKQMALEILKSGKAYEQMKRIIEAQGGDPNVKIDDIPVGDKVEVLRAPVSGYIKQIDNHRINEIARAAGAPEHKGAGIKLLMKEGRKVEKGDPILEIYAEHESKLDEALDLARTHPPVRIEGMLIERISHSPRWE; translated from the coding sequence ATGAAAACCATCACTTTGAGAATCAAACCGCTCGATATCGAGACGGGTAAACCAATCGCAATCATGCATGAAGAGGATGCGGAAAAAATAGGGCACGTAGCCGGGAGTAGAATAAAAGTCTATTCGCAGAAAGGGACTTTTACGATAATTACGAACACAACTAGAAATCTTGTTGCCCCCGGAGAGTTAGGAACGTGTAAAGAGGCGACGTGCGAGATTGGTTTGGAGGCGGGAAGTGAGGTCAAGGTAACGCTTGCCCCGAGACCAGCTTCTGCCAACGCGATAAAGAAAAAGCTCGATGGCAAGGTTTTGACACAGCAAGAGATTGATAGTATAATCAGAGATATTGTTGCAGATAATCTGACGGCGACCGAACTTGCAGCATTTGTCACAGCAGTTTACACAAGGGGAATGACAGTGGATGAAATCGTCTTTATGGTAAGAAGCATGGTCGAGAGTGGAGAAAAACTGGAAATCGAGCGTCGGCCGATTCTCGATGTTCATAGCATTGGCGGCGTACCTGGAAACAAATATGCTCTTCTGACAGTTCCAATAGTATCCGCTGCAGGGCTTACTGTTCCGAAAACGAGCAGGAGGGCGATAACCAGCGCAGCCGGTACGGCCGATGTCATGGAAGTTTTAGCTCCAGTTTCCCTAGAGCTTGAGGAAATAAAGGCAATAGTCGAAAAAATCGGAGCAGTCTTAGTTTGGGGTGGAGCGCTCAGGTTGGCACCTGCCGACGACATAATCATCAGGGCGGAAAGAGTACTCGCGATCGATCCTACACCACAGCTGTTGGCTAGTGTAATGGCAAAAAAACTAGCAGTTGGAGCCGAGAAAATAGTGATAGACACCCCAACTGGTTCTGGTGCCAAAGTGGAAACGATAGAAGAGGCTCGCAGACTTGCTCATGATTTCATCGAATTGGCTCGTAGGCTTGGAGTTCAGCTTGAAGCCGCGATAACATATGGAGGGCAACCGATCGGTTATGCGGTCGGTCCAGCATTGGAGGCTAGAGAAGCACTTGAGACGTTGATGGGAATGAACGGTCCAGGGAGTCTCATAGAGAAAGCTACAGGACTTGCGGGTCTAATGTTGGAACTCGGTGGTATTACGCCAATAGGATTTGGAAAACAGATGGCTCTTGAAATTCTAAAATCTGGTAAGGCTTATGAGCAGATGAAAAGGATAATCGAGGCGCAGGGAGGAGATCCAAACGTCAAAATTGATGATATACCGGTTGGAGACAAGGTTGAAGTTTTGCGGGCTCCGGTATCCGGTTATATAAAGCAAATAGACAACCACAGGATAAATGAGATAGCGAGGGCGGCTGGGGCTCCGGAGCACAAGGGTGCAGGGATAAAACTTCTGATGAAGGAAGGCAGGAAGGTTGAGAAGGGAGATCCAATTCTAGAAATTTATGCCGAACATGAAAGCAAACTAGACGAAGCGCTAGATCTTGCCAGAACCCATCCACCAGTAAGAATAGAGGGAATGTTGATAGAGAGAATCTCACATTCGCCAAGATGGGAATAG
- the thsB gene encoding thermosome subunit beta: MSAVLGGRPVLVLSEGTTRVLGRDAQRMNILAARVIAEAVRTTLGPKGMDKMLVDTLGDIVVTNDGVTILKEMEVEHPAAKMMVEVAKTQDDLVGDGTTTAVVIAGELLKEAEKLLDQAIHPTIIATGFRMAAEKAQEVLNTIAVPVSIEDEKMLKRIATTAMTGKKAESGREVLADLVVKAVRQIADKTDGGYKVDIDYIGVEKKAGGSISDSELVHGVILDKERVHPGMPKRVKNAKIALIDAPLEIKKTETDAEIRITTPEQLRAFIEEEEMILKQMVDKIISVGANVVICQKGIDDIAQHYLAKAGIYAVRRAKKSDMEKLARATGGRIVTNIDDLTPEDLGSAGLVEEVKIGEDKMTFVRDCKNPRAMGILIRGGSEHVVDEVERAVHDAICVVAAAIEDGKIVYGGGAPEMEVAKHLRDYSQKVGGKEALAIGAFADALEIIPKTLAENAGLDAIDIIVELRAKHEKPEGIWTGVDVYGGKVADMKELGVVEPLRTKIQAIKSAAEAATMILRIDDVIAAAKKEISPPKGEGEEETETTSEED, encoded by the coding sequence ATGAGCGCGGTACTAGGAGGAAGACCGGTGTTGGTGCTGTCTGAAGGGACAACGAGGGTACTTGGAAGAGATGCACAGCGAATGAATATTCTGGCAGCCCGGGTTATTGCTGAAGCAGTGAGGACTACGCTGGGGCCGAAGGGGATGGATAAGATGCTTGTGGATACGCTAGGAGATATCGTTGTAACCAATGACGGTGTGACAATTTTAAAGGAGATGGAAGTCGAGCATCCAGCTGCGAAGATGATGGTTGAGGTAGCTAAAACACAGGATGATCTGGTTGGAGACGGTACGACTACTGCTGTTGTGATTGCTGGGGAGCTCCTGAAGGAAGCTGAAAAACTTCTCGATCAGGCTATTCACCCGACGATAATTGCCACAGGTTTCAGAATGGCAGCGGAGAAAGCGCAGGAAGTTTTGAACACTATCGCCGTGCCCGTGAGCATAGAAGATGAGAAGATGTTGAAGAGAATTGCCACGACCGCGATGACTGGGAAGAAGGCGGAGAGTGGAAGAGAAGTCCTTGCCGATCTTGTTGTTAAAGCCGTGAGACAAATTGCCGATAAAACAGACGGTGGTTATAAGGTTGATATAGATTACATTGGGGTGGAAAAGAAAGCCGGTGGAAGTATATCAGATTCTGAGCTTGTTCACGGAGTTATTCTTGATAAGGAAAGGGTACATCCGGGAATGCCGAAGAGAGTTAAAAACGCAAAGATCGCGCTCATCGATGCTCCACTCGAGATAAAAAAGACAGAAACAGATGCGGAAATTAGAATAACAACTCCGGAGCAACTCAGGGCGTTCATAGAGGAAGAAGAGATGATTTTGAAGCAAATGGTTGACAAAATAATCTCGGTTGGGGCGAATGTTGTGATATGCCAGAAGGGAATAGATGATATTGCGCAGCATTATCTAGCAAAGGCAGGGATATACGCAGTGAGGAGAGCGAAGAAATCCGACATGGAGAAGCTGGCGAGAGCAACTGGCGGCAGGATAGTCACGAACATTGATGATCTCACACCCGAGGATCTCGGTTCGGCAGGTCTAGTTGAAGAAGTTAAAATCGGGGAGGATAAGATGACCTTCGTAAGGGATTGTAAGAACCCGAGAGCGATGGGAATTTTGATTAGAGGAGGAAGCGAGCATGTTGTAGATGAAGTTGAGAGGGCTGTACATGATGCTATTTGTGTGGTTGCCGCAGCCATTGAGGATGGAAAAATTGTCTACGGAGGTGGAGCGCCGGAGATGGAGGTTGCTAAGCATCTGAGAGATTACTCTCAGAAGGTTGGAGGAAAGGAGGCTCTTGCGATCGGCGCATTTGCCGACGCTCTGGAGATAATTCCCAAGACTCTGGCTGAGAATGCGGGTCTTGATGCAATTGACATAATTGTAGAGCTCAGAGCGAAGCACGAGAAGCCGGAAGGCATATGGACCGGTGTTGATGTTTACGGAGGAAAGGTGGCGGACATGAAGGAACTTGGGGTAGTCGAACCCCTTAGAACGAAGATTCAGGCGATAAAGTCGGCTGCTGAAGCCGCTACAATGATTTTGCGGATAGACGATGTTATCGCCGCAGCGAAGAAAGAAATCTCGCCGCCTAAGGGTGAGGGTGAAGAAGAAACAGAAACAACGAGCGAGGAGGACTGA
- a CDS encoding arginine decarboxylase, pyruvoyl-dependent yields the protein MNLVPRYVFFTRGVGHDPEMLRSFENALENAGIARFNLVPVSSIVPPGCKVISKEKGLSMLQDGQIVFVILSKCSSNERRRLLSASIGCALPADRNMYGYISEHHAYGQTAEEAGEYAENLAASMLASTLGLPFDADKSWDERKQIWKISGKIVRTTNITQTAFVKEGMWTTVVAAAVFVL from the coding sequence TTGAATTTAGTCCCCCGTTATGTTTTCTTCACCCGTGGAGTTGGGCATGATCCTGAGATGCTCAGGTCATTTGAAAATGCTCTTGAGAATGCGGGAATAGCGAGGTTCAATTTAGTTCCGGTTTCAAGTATAGTTCCACCAGGTTGTAAGGTTATTTCAAAGGAGAAAGGTTTGAGCATGTTACAGGATGGACAAATTGTTTTTGTTATTCTTTCCAAGTGTAGTAGCAACGAGAGGAGGAGACTTCTTTCTGCGAGCATTGGTTGTGCCTTGCCCGCAGATAGAAATATGTACGGCTACATAAGTGAGCACCATGCTTATGGACAGACTGCGGAAGAAGCAGGCGAGTATGCGGAAAATCTTGCCGCTTCGATGCTTGCCAGCACTCTTGGTCTGCCGTTCGACGCCGATAAAAGTTGGGACGAACGCAAACAGATATGGAAGATTTCCGGAAAGATAGTTAGAACTACCAATATCACGCAGACAGCATTTGTTAAAGAGGGAATGTGGACGACCGTGGTTGCAGCCGCGGTTTTCGTTCTATAG
- the mvk gene encoding mevalonate kinase, with the protein MGEGKGYGKVILFNEHFVVYGIPCIVSSIDRYTTCRVERTHGSGWIVEDLRPSTPGYKEDKLEQQKDSINRILAAMNIEPRDFCLKITFGGNLVAASGIGASAASCVALARALSDEFNLNLNDDRINEIAYEGEKAYHGSPSGVDNAAATYGGVLWFIRGNPPTIERLRLAGSVEILMADTGIVADTSKVVASVRERMNREKEKFDKIFAQARELAYEAREALLSMDLKKVGELMIENHRLLQEIGVSSRDLDRLVEIALDAGALGAKMTGGGWGGNIVALVPGEDLQEKVAQAIEKEGYKVLKTKIW; encoded by the coding sequence ATGGGAGAAGGAAAAGGTTATGGAAAGGTAATACTTTTTAACGAGCATTTTGTAGTTTACGGCATACCCTGTATCGTTTCATCAATCGACAGATATACGACATGTAGGGTAGAAAGAACCCATGGCTCCGGCTGGATTGTTGAGGATCTCAGACCTTCCACGCCAGGTTATAAAGAGGATAAGCTCGAGCAGCAGAAGGACTCGATAAACAGGATTCTTGCAGCGATGAACATCGAGCCGAGAGATTTTTGTCTGAAAATAACATTTGGTGGGAATCTGGTTGCGGCGAGCGGGATAGGAGCCAGTGCGGCCTCATGTGTAGCACTCGCTCGGGCGCTATCCGACGAGTTCAATCTGAATCTCAATGATGATCGGATAAACGAGATAGCTTACGAAGGTGAAAAGGCATATCATGGATCACCCTCCGGTGTCGACAACGCCGCAGCAACATATGGTGGGGTTCTCTGGTTCATAAGGGGAAATCCACCGACGATTGAACGATTAAGACTTGCTGGAAGTGTGGAAATTTTGATGGCAGACACCGGAATTGTGGCGGACACTTCAAAGGTTGTGGCAAGTGTCAGGGAAAGGATGAACAGGGAGAAAGAGAAGTTCGATAAAATCTTTGCTCAAGCAAGAGAACTCGCATATGAGGCAAGGGAAGCTTTGCTCTCGATGGATCTGAAGAAAGTTGGAGAACTGATGATTGAGAATCATAGGCTTCTGCAGGAAATTGGGGTTTCCAGCCGGGATCTCGACAGACTCGTCGAAATCGCGTTGGACGCGGGGGCTCTTGGAGCGAAGATGACCGGCGGAGGATGGGGGGGAAATATAGTTGCCCTCGTGCCTGGTGAAGATTTACAGGAAAAGGTTGCTCAGGCGATCGAGAAAGAAGGTTACAAAGTTCTCAAAACGAAGATATGGTGA
- a CDS encoding UbiD family decarboxylase — protein sequence MNFREFLKILDERGLLVKIKKPVDVRLETSTLMKMLDGRPLLFENVKGYEMRIAANVFSTRELVAVGLGVKREDLITVVSRAIDNPRPVTSEPFKGYEEIPADLSKIPILFHYPFDGGPYISAGIVVARHPELGVNMSYHRMMVIDKDKVVMRILPRDFNEFLKRGVKEFVICIGNQPAVALAAAISVELGKSELDIANALAPVRVFELNGHLVPEAEIVMIAEMTEEEHDEGPFLDLTETPDIVRKQRVARIKKIFLKKGESVYHALLPGGLEHKVLMGMPREPTIFREVNKVCECKDVLITPGGCSWLHAVVSIKKKAPDDGKKAIEAAFRGHKSLKHVWVVDDDIDIHDPHQVEWAMATRFQGDRDIVMKKEKGSSLDPSADPHTYMTTKVGFDLTIPWDKDPKSFQKPPLPIKLDPKDYL from the coding sequence ATGAATTTTCGCGAGTTTTTGAAGATTCTCGATGAGAGGGGCCTTCTCGTAAAAATAAAGAAACCTGTCGATGTGCGGTTGGAGACTTCCACGTTGATGAAAATGCTGGATGGGCGCCCGCTTCTCTTCGAAAATGTGAAAGGTTATGAGATGAGAATCGCAGCGAACGTTTTCTCAACCAGAGAGCTTGTGGCGGTAGGTCTTGGTGTGAAGAGAGAAGATCTGATTACGGTTGTTAGTCGCGCGATTGATAATCCGCGACCGGTTACATCGGAGCCCTTCAAAGGTTATGAAGAAATTCCAGCGGATCTCTCAAAAATTCCGATTCTTTTTCATTATCCGTTTGATGGTGGACCATACATAAGTGCTGGCATAGTTGTGGCCAGACATCCGGAACTCGGCGTCAACATGTCATACCACAGGATGATGGTTATTGACAAGGACAAAGTTGTGATGAGAATTCTTCCTAGAGACTTCAACGAGTTTCTGAAGAGGGGAGTTAAGGAATTTGTGATATGCATTGGAAACCAACCGGCGGTTGCTCTCGCAGCAGCGATTTCTGTAGAGCTCGGGAAGAGCGAGTTGGACATAGCAAATGCTCTGGCACCCGTCAGAGTTTTCGAGCTGAATGGCCATCTTGTGCCCGAGGCCGAGATTGTGATGATCGCGGAGATGACGGAGGAAGAGCATGACGAGGGACCTTTCCTAGATCTCACGGAAACTCCAGACATTGTAAGAAAGCAGAGAGTTGCGCGCATAAAGAAAATCTTTCTGAAAAAAGGAGAGAGCGTTTATCACGCCCTACTTCCAGGAGGTCTTGAGCACAAGGTGTTGATGGGAATGCCAAGGGAACCGACGATATTTAGAGAGGTTAACAAAGTCTGTGAGTGTAAGGATGTTCTAATAACCCCTGGCGGATGTTCTTGGCTTCATGCTGTCGTAAGCATAAAGAAGAAAGCACCAGATGACGGGAAGAAGGCGATCGAAGCAGCCTTCCGTGGCCATAAATCTCTGAAACATGTTTGGGTCGTGGATGATGATATCGATATCCACGATCCGCATCAGGTTGAATGGGCGATGGCAACACGTTTTCAGGGCGACAGGGATATCGTGATGAAAAAGGAAAAGGGGTCTTCGCTGGACCCATCGGCTGATCCGCATACGTATATGACAACGAAGGTTGGATTTGACCTGACGATTCCTTGGGATAAGGATCCCAAAAGTTTCCAAAAGCCACCACTACCGATCAAACTAGATCCGAAAGATTATCTATGA
- a CDS encoding aconitase X catalytic domain-containing protein, translating to MYLTKEQERILEGEEGEIPRRMMRLLVRLGEVYGADRLIPITSVQIAGVSYKSIGDPGLEFLESIAGTGVKVRVPSTLNPPGMDLLDWRELGFPEDFAEKQLRIIEAFRRMGVMMTATCTPYLVGNLPRFGEHIAWSESSAVSFANSVLGARTNREGGPSALAAAICGVTPNYGLHLDENRHPTLAVDVKVNLEDIADFGALGYYVGKIVKDGIPYFRGIRQANVDELKALGAAMAASGAVALYHIEGITPEADRVKKDGLEKIEVGEQELRKAYEALNSGDSPDIVILGCPHASLMEIARVAEMLKGRKLRKSLWICTSRATKDMATRMGYTEIIERAGGKVVADTCAVVAPIERMGFQTTAVNSGKAANYLPGFCKQKVIFRKTDELVEMISG from the coding sequence ATGTATTTAACGAAGGAACAGGAGCGCATTCTTGAGGGCGAAGAGGGCGAAATTCCGCGGAGAATGATGAGACTTCTGGTTAGGTTAGGTGAGGTTTATGGTGCGGACAGGCTGATTCCAATCACCTCCGTTCAGATCGCTGGAGTCTCTTACAAATCGATAGGAGATCCGGGTCTCGAGTTTTTGGAGAGCATAGCTGGAACCGGCGTCAAGGTGAGAGTTCCATCCACTCTGAATCCGCCAGGAATGGATCTCTTAGACTGGAGAGAGCTCGGATTTCCTGAAGACTTTGCCGAAAAACAGCTCAGGATAATCGAAGCCTTCAGGCGAATGGGGGTGATGATGACGGCGACCTGTACGCCGTATTTAGTTGGCAACCTGCCAAGGTTTGGAGAACACATCGCCTGGTCGGAGTCTTCAGCCGTTTCATTTGCAAACTCGGTTCTTGGTGCTAGAACTAATAGAGAAGGTGGACCTTCGGCTCTTGCGGCTGCGATATGTGGTGTTACTCCAAACTACGGTTTACATTTGGATGAGAATCGGCATCCGACATTGGCTGTTGATGTGAAGGTAAATCTCGAAGACATAGCGGATTTTGGGGCGCTTGGATACTATGTCGGTAAAATCGTGAAGGATGGAATTCCCTACTTTCGCGGCATCCGGCAAGCAAATGTTGATGAGTTGAAAGCTCTTGGGGCAGCCATGGCGGCATCCGGCGCGGTTGCGCTCTATCATATAGAGGGAATAACCCCAGAAGCCGATCGTGTGAAGAAGGATGGTCTAGAAAAAATAGAAGTTGGAGAACAGGAACTCCGGAAGGCCTATGAGGCTTTAAATAGCGGAGATTCGCCAGATATCGTCATTCTAGGATGCCCGCATGCCTCTCTGATGGAAATAGCGAGAGTTGCGGAGATGTTAAAAGGCAGGAAGCTTCGAAAATCTCTCTGGATATGCACGTCCAGAGCCACAAAGGACATGGCAACGAGAATGGGTTATACGGAGATCATCGAAAGGGCTGGAGGAAAGGTAGTTGCTGATACTTGTGCGGTTGTTGCCCCCATCGAGCGTATGGGATTCCAGACGACGGCTGTGAATTCTGGCAAGGCGGCAAACTATCTGCCAGGCTTCTGCAAACAAAAAGTTATCTTCAGAAAAACCGACGAGCTTGTTGAGATGATTTCAGGGTGA
- a CDS encoding DUF126 domain-containing protein: MILRGRCVNPGKAEGEALVSREPLSFYGGVDPKTGIVIEKGHELEGKCVKGKILVFPNGKGSTVGSYVIYALKSNGVAPAAILNKETETIVATGVILADIPCVDRIDVSMIKTGDKVVVDADKGLVMVGEEHGGEKT, encoded by the coding sequence ATGATACTACGTGGAAGATGTGTGAATCCTGGAAAAGCAGAAGGCGAAGCTCTTGTTTCTCGCGAGCCGCTCAGCTTTTACGGAGGAGTTGATCCGAAGACAGGGATAGTTATAGAAAAGGGGCACGAGCTGGAAGGAAAATGTGTGAAGGGAAAAATTCTCGTTTTTCCGAACGGAAAGGGCTCTACAGTCGGATCTTATGTGATATACGCATTGAAGTCAAATGGCGTTGCTCCCGCCGCCATTCTGAATAAGGAAACGGAAACGATCGTTGCTACTGGAGTTATACTGGCGGACATCCCCTGCGTAGACAGGATAGATGTGAGTATGATAAAAACCGGGGACAAAGTCGTTGTAGACGCGGACAAAGGTCTCGTCATGGTTGGTGAGGAACATGGCGGTGAGAAGACCTGA
- a CDS encoding fibronectin type III domain-containing protein produces MEGIQFLLQTLPLTSATITWVTDDDSTTAVEYGPTTAYGYTATDGMTTNHRVKLSNLSPGTIYHFRVLSTDSENNLEISRDFTFMTAAPQPEAKPRTEILIAVIVVIKMIILILLKYRKR; encoded by the coding sequence ATGGAGGGCATTCAGTTTCTGTTACAAACATTACCCCTAACATCTGCAACGATAACTTGGGTTACCGATGATGACTCAACAACCGCTGTCGAATACGGACCAACAACGGCATACGGATACACGGCTACGGATGGTATGACAACCAACCATCGGGTAAAGCTCTCCAACCTTTCACCTGGAACAATCTACCACTTCCGCGTCCTTTCAACCGACAGCGAAAACAACCTTGAGATATCAAGGGACTTCACCTTCATGACGGCCGCGCCTCAACCAGAGGCCAAGCCAAGGACGGAGATTCTGATAGCTGTGATCGTCGTCATCAAAATGATCATCCTAATCCTTCTCAAGTACAGAAAAAGGTAA